From Proteus vulgaris:
TTTTTACCAGGTTCAACCTGATATTCTTTACCATCAACACTAAAGCTGATCATATTTTCGCTTGGATTACTGTAATAAAATTTATTTTTTTTATTATCTAAATCAACTTGATCACAAGCAGACAAAAATAAAATGGCGCTTGTAAGTAGGCTTATTTTAAAGAAATTTTTCATCGTATCGTTATCCTTATCATAAATATTCTATGCAAATCATTTGCATCCCGAGAAACATTCCTAAAAAACATTTAAAAGTAATTTTACAGAAATGGCAAGGTGTTACAAAAGATAGCACTATTATGCTTAATCAATGAGAGATACATCGACTTTGAAAAATCAAATAAAAACAATTGATAAATAGTGAGGATTGATTTTTGACTAAACACTCACTTTTTTCAACAGCAAATATCCTAAATATGACTTAAGTGTCATTATTTTAATAAGATTTTAAGAAAGAAAAAACAACCGATTGTGCCGGTTGTTCTCTTAGGTAGACATATAGAATTAATTAATTGAATTAACTAAATCGTGCCACGTAGATAATACTAATACTTGATCAGGTGGCGATAGCTCACCTGCTTTTATTGCCTTTTGAATGCTCTCTTCCACACGCGCTCTTAGCGCTTCTAATTGTGTGTTGTTTTCTTGCTCAAGCTCAGCAATAGCCAGTGTTATATGGCCTTGTAAATATCCACCAGCAAATAACTCATCGTCAGTGGCATGTTCAACACGGCTATCAATTCTATCTAACAAGTACGTTTCATACTCAGAAAGCATTATTTATCCTCAATATATAATGTTGCTGTATTCAGTATCTACACTGCATTATCAATGCAGAAAACGTATGATACAGCAACCTTACTACATCAGACTCCACCCTATCGGGTAAAACCTTCACAGTGGATAAGCGATAGTTATTCTCGCAATCCTTAATTAACTAA
This genomic window contains:
- a CDS encoding YfcL family protein; translated protein: MLSEYETYLLDRIDSRVEHATDDELFAGGYLQGHITLAIAELEQENNTQLEALRARVEESIQKAIKAGELSPPDQVLVLSTWHDLVNSIN